Proteins co-encoded in one Papaver somniferum cultivar HN1 chromosome 5, ASM357369v1, whole genome shotgun sequence genomic window:
- the LOC113280013 gene encoding basic 7S globulin-like has translation MERYKSRLVAKGYDQVDDVDYFETFSPVVNETTVREVLTLAITHKWFVRQLNVSNTFIYGNLTEDVYMTQPLGVVTAQSNDLKNGEWVSGQNVTATGISLGCEKNSSVLRGLAKGAKGIAGLGRSSSSLASQFSAAFRFPQKFALDLGAGEGSIYFGDGPYSNQNFRQSLAYTPLLTNSFFPSDYFIDLKSIDVDGSNVTINKGLLSINKSNGVGGIKISTLVPYTTMETSIYKAFTSAYVKAAKARGISTVAPVAPFSVCFNGSTIESRPDGVVVPYISLRMPNNVNWFLARSGSNPFEFVKDNVYCLPYVDGGLKPETSIVIGGYQMRLSILEFDIAKSRVGYSPPIQV, from the exons ATGGAGAGGTACAAATCACGGTTAGTGGCCAAGGGCTATGATCAAGTTGACGATGTGGATTATTTTGAGACATTTAGCCCAGTAGTCAATGAAACTACAGTTAGGGAAGTTCTTACTCTTGCAATCACTCACAAATGGTTTGTCAGGCAGTTGAATGTATCCAACACATTTATTTATGGCAATTTGACTGAGGATGTCTACATGACACAACCACTAG GCGTCGTAACAGCTCAATCTAACGATTTGAAAAATGGGGAATGGGTCTCAGGTCAAAATGTTACTGCTACTGGGATTTCACTCGGTTGTGAAAAGAATTCTAGTGTCTTACGTGGACTTGCAAAGGGTGCTAAAGGAATTGCCGGTCTCGGAAGATCAAGTTCTTCTTTGGCTTCACAATTTTCAGCTGCATTTCGGTTCCCTCAAAAATTTGCCTTAGATTTAGGTGCCGGCGAAGGTTCAATATACTTCGGGGATGGTCCTTACTCTAACCAAAACTTCAGGCAGTCATTAGCTTACACCCCACTTCTCACTAACTCTTTCTTTCCAAGTGACTATTTCATTGACCTGAAATCAATCGACGTAGATGGTTCAAATGTCACCATAAACAAAGGATTATTGTCCATCAACAAGAGTAATGGAGTGGGAGGAATTAAAATTAGCACCTTGGTACCTTACACTACTATGGAGACATCAATATACAAGGCCTTCACAAGCGCATATGTTAAGGCGGCTAAAGCCAGGGGTATTTCTACGGTTGCTCCTGTTGCGCCTTTCAGTGTTTGTTTTAATGGATCGACGATAGAAAGTAGACCAGACGGGGTTGTTGTGCCATATATCTCTCTTCGCATGCCCAACAATGTAAATTGGTTTTTGGCTCGGTCAGGTAGTAATCCTTTCGAGTTCGTTAAGGACAATGTATATTGTTTGCCATATGTAGACGGAGGTTTAAAGCCGGAGACTTCAATAGTTATTGGTGGTTATCAGATGCGCTTAAGTATTCTAGAATTTGATATTGCAAAATCAAGAGTAGGGTATAGTCCACCGATTCAAGTTTGA